The Alphaproteobacteria bacterium genome includes a window with the following:
- a CDS encoding DUF3108 domain-containing protein codes for MVARVSIPAAALLLAALMLIPISPCADAVAAEARLRFSLTYEMFWHGLPVFSMATSGTLDDKHYTVASTDRTLGLFGLIVDYNGHAETDGAILGGISWPSVRPKSYRQYAHWRGDDRHVTLEYGESGLRNADVDPPPERDDRDPVPASLQYGTIDPLSASILLGAYARPQEPCDARVPIFDGRQRYDLRLDYIGMETIPKNVDAAFGGETIKCRITIERIAGFIKKYASAPPRRPSVVWLARFADGRFLVPVQIEIDTSWGDVIGHLTAITIRRDPSDAN; via the coding sequence ATGGTAGCACGTGTCAGCATACCGGCGGCGGCGCTTCTGCTCGCGGCATTAATGCTGATCCCAATTTCGCCCTGCGCCGACGCTGTGGCAGCAGAAGCGCGCCTTCGTTTCAGCCTTACCTACGAGATGTTTTGGCACGGCCTGCCCGTCTTCAGCATGGCAACCAGCGGCACGCTTGACGATAAACATTACACCGTCGCCTCGACCGACCGAACCCTCGGCCTTTTCGGCCTCATCGTCGACTACAATGGTCATGCCGAGACGGACGGCGCGATCTTGGGCGGTATTTCGTGGCCTTCGGTGCGTCCCAAAAGCTACCGCCAATACGCCCATTGGCGCGGAGACGACCGTCACGTCACCCTCGAATATGGCGAGAGCGGCCTACGGAACGCCGATGTGGACCCGCCACCTGAGAGAGACGACCGCGATCCCGTACCTGCCTCGCTTCAGTACGGCACAATCGATCCGCTCAGCGCCTCGATTCTACTTGGCGCCTATGCCAGGCCTCAGGAGCCCTGCGACGCGCGCGTGCCGATCTTCGATGGACGCCAGCGTTACGATCTTAGGCTCGACTATATCGGCATGGAGACGATTCCGAAGAATGTCGATGCCGCTTTCGGTGGCGAGACGATCAAGTGTCGCATCACGATCGAACGGATCGCCGGCTTCATAAAGAAGTATGCAAGCGCGCCGCCGCGTCGGCCATCGGTCGTTTGGCTTGCTCGCTTCGCGGACGGAAGGTTTCTTGTGCCGGTGCAAATCGAGATCGACACGAGTTGGGGGGATGTGATCGGCCACCTCACAGCGATAACCATTCGCCGCGATCCAAGTGACGCAAATTAA
- the scpA gene encoding methylmalonyl-CoA mutase has translation MVDFPRRTLEEWEKAVTGELKGARSDSLNWQTPEGIKVKPLYTAADLEGLEDVNTLPGFPPYLRGPRATMYANRPWTVRQYGGFSTAEETNRFFKDNLAAGQTGLSVAFDLATHRGYDSDHARVIGDVGKAGVAIDSVEDMKILFHDIPLDEVSVSMTMNGAVLPVLASFIVAGEEQGVERAKLSGTIQNDILKEFMVRNTYIYPPEPSMRIVADIIEYTARHMPKFNSISISGYHMQEAGATAVQELAFTLADGLEYVRAALSRGLDIDDFAPRLSFFFAIGMNFFMEIAKLRAARLLWARLMVPFNPINPVSSALRTHCQTSGVSLTEQDPYNNVIRTTIEAMAAILGGTQSLHTNAFDEALALPTPASARIARNTQLIIRDESGIPKVIDPLGGSYYVEHLTASVADAAWQLIREVEEIGGMTKAVESGMPKLRIEEAAARRQARIDLGDEVIVGVNKFKADEETHVEVLDIDNTKVREGQIERLRKVRQSRDENRCRAALEALADAARENNGNLLELSIEAARVRATVGEISDALERVFTRHRAVIRSISGVYGQAYEGDQGFKRVQAEVEVFAREMGRRPRLLVVKLGQDGHDRGAKVIATAFADLGFDVDIGPLFQTPEEAARQAIDNDVHVVGVSSQAAGHKTLVPALIDSLRGQGADDIIVVCGGVVPPQDYKFLLKKGVSAIYGPGTNIPLAASEIISLIKRQRKAA, from the coding sequence ATGGTGGATTTCCCGAGACGAACGCTTGAGGAGTGGGAGAAGGCCGTGACCGGCGAGCTCAAGGGTGCTCGATCGGACAGCCTCAACTGGCAAACGCCTGAGGGTATCAAAGTCAAGCCGCTCTACACGGCCGCCGATCTCGAAGGGCTCGAGGACGTCAACACGCTGCCGGGCTTCCCGCCCTACCTACGCGGTCCGCGCGCAACCATGTACGCAAATCGGCCCTGGACGGTGCGCCAATATGGCGGATTTTCCACGGCCGAAGAGACCAATCGGTTCTTCAAGGACAATCTCGCTGCCGGGCAAACCGGGCTATCGGTTGCCTTCGATCTCGCGACCCACCGGGGTTACGATTCGGATCATGCACGCGTGATCGGCGACGTCGGCAAGGCCGGCGTTGCAATCGACTCCGTCGAGGATATGAAAATCCTTTTTCACGACATACCGCTCGACGAAGTGAGCGTGTCGATGACGATGAACGGTGCTGTCCTTCCGGTGCTCGCGTCGTTCATTGTGGCAGGCGAGGAGCAGGGGGTCGAGCGCGCCAAACTCTCCGGCACCATCCAGAATGACATTCTCAAGGAATTCATGGTGCGCAACACGTACATCTACCCGCCGGAACCGAGCATGCGGATCGTCGCCGACATCATTGAGTACACGGCGCGCCACATGCCGAAATTCAATTCGATCTCGATATCCGGCTATCACATGCAGGAGGCGGGCGCCACAGCGGTACAGGAGCTTGCCTTTACACTCGCGGATGGACTCGAATATGTGCGGGCGGCACTTTCGCGTGGGCTCGACATCGACGACTTCGCGCCGCGTCTCTCCTTCTTCTTTGCGATCGGCATGAACTTCTTCATGGAAATCGCGAAGCTGCGCGCGGCACGGCTGCTATGGGCCCGCCTCATGGTGCCGTTCAATCCCATAAACCCGGTCAGCTCGGCGCTCCGTACCCATTGCCAAACCTCGGGCGTGAGCCTTACGGAGCAGGACCCTTACAATAACGTGATCCGGACGACGATCGAGGCCATGGCAGCCATTCTGGGCGGTACGCAATCGCTCCATACCAACGCCTTCGACGAGGCATTGGCGCTACCCACGCCGGCGTCCGCCCGTATTGCCCGCAATACCCAGCTCATCATCCGCGATGAAAGCGGCATCCCCAAGGTTATCGACCCTCTGGGCGGAAGCTATTACGTCGAGCACTTGACGGCGAGCGTTGCCGACGCTGCGTGGCAGCTCATCCGGGAGGTCGAAGAAATCGGCGGCATGACCAAGGCGGTTGAAAGCGGGATGCCGAAGCTCAGGATCGAGGAAGCGGCGGCACGCCGCCAGGCTCGCATCGATCTTGGCGACGAGGTGATCGTTGGGGTCAACAAGTTCAAGGCGGACGAGGAGACCCACGTCGAAGTGCTCGACATCGACAACACGAAGGTCCGTGAAGGACAGATCGAGCGGTTGCGGAAGGTTCGCCAAAGCCGCGACGAGAACCGCTGCAGGGCCGCCCTTGAAGCGCTTGCCGATGCCGCCCGAGAAAATAACGGCAATCTCCTCGAGCTTTCGATCGAGGCCGCCCGCGTCCGCGCCACAGTCGGCGAGATTTCCGACGCGCTCGAACGCGTCTTTACGCGCCACCGCGCGGTGATACGCTCCATATCGGGCGTTTACGGACAGGCTTACGAGGGCGACCAAGGCTTCAAACGCGTCCAGGCAGAAGTCGAGGTCTTCGCGCGGGAAATGGGCCGTCGACCGCGCCTCCTCGTGGTCAAGCTCGGGCAGGATGGGCATGACCGAGGGGCGAAGGTCATTGCGACGGCGTTCGCCGATCTCGGCTTCGACGTCGACATCGGTCCTCTCTTCCAAACGCCCGAAGAGGCGGCCCGGCAGGCGATCGATAACGACGTGCACGTCGTCGGCGTGTCGAGCCAGGCTGCGGGACACAAGACCCTCGTGCCGGCGCTTATCGACTCGCTCAGGGGGCAAGGGGCCGACGACATCATCGTCGTCTGTGGCGGCGTCGTACCGCCGCAGGATTACAAGTTTCTTCTCAAGAAGGGCGTTTCGGCGATTTACGGCCCTGGCACCAACATTCCGCTCGCGGCGAGTGAGATCATTTCCTTGATCAAGCGACAACGAAAGGCGGCATGA
- the kynB gene encoding arylformamidase, whose product MTYWDISPPIRPGIPVWPGDTAYEETRTWHLDATCPVNVAKFTMSTHTGAHADAPLHYDAAGEPAGAVSLEPYLGPCRVIDLSGVRPVVRPDHVEPRLAGAVERLLIRTYAKAPSEHWDSRFPAIAAETIELCAARGVRLVGVDTPSLDPQESKTMDAHKVVLRARMAILEGLVLDEVPPGDYELIALPLKLANLDAAPVRAILRSLPR is encoded by the coding sequence ATGACATATTGGGACATCAGCCCGCCGATCCGACCGGGGATTCCCGTATGGCCGGGCGATACGGCCTATGAGGAGACGCGGACCTGGCACCTCGACGCGACTTGCCCGGTCAATGTCGCGAAGTTCACAATGTCGACTCACACCGGCGCTCATGCCGACGCCCCACTTCACTACGATGCTGCGGGTGAGCCCGCCGGGGCGGTATCGCTCGAACCTTACCTCGGGCCCTGCCGAGTGATCGATCTTTCGGGCGTGCGGCCGGTCGTTCGGCCCGACCACGTCGAGCCCCGTCTTGCCGGTGCGGTCGAGCGCCTGCTGATCCGCACATACGCAAAGGCCCCAAGCGAGCATTGGGACTCACGCTTTCCAGCCATTGCGGCTGAAACGATCGAGCTTTGCGCCGCGCGTGGGGTGCGCCTCGTCGGGGTCGACACCCCATCGCTCGATCCCCAGGAGTCGAAGACAATGGACGCGCACAAAGTTGTCCTCCGCGCGCGCATGGCGATCCTCGAAGGCCTCGTACTTGACGAGGTACCTCCCGGCGACTACGAGCTTATCGCACTGCCCCTGAAGCTCGCCAATCTCGATGCAGCACCGGTCCGCGCCATCCTGAGGAGTCTCCCGCGATGA
- the kynU gene encoding kynureninase produces MNAPSPLTRDTLEALDREDPIARFRDAYEVPEGILYLDGNSLGALPKATSARVASAIGDEWGKDLIKGWRQHGWMQLPYRIGDKIANMIGAAPGQTVAIDSTSINLFKLFAAALRMAPGRKTILSVDSNFPTDLYMAEGLVQLLGQDYRLRLVGRHEIAHAIDRDTALVTLTHVDFKTAEIYDMAGITDRAHREGALILWDLCHSAGAVPVELDKCGADFAVGCGYKYLNGGPGAPAFLYVASHHQEKVQQPLSGWLGHKDPFAFETHYRPARGIARTICSTPAVLGLTALECGVDLLLEAGLARLRAKSMKLTDLFIHLVEQQCSAFGFTIASPREATSRGSQVSIRHPAGYSIMQALIARGVIGDFRAPDFIRFGFAPSYLRFVDIWDSVEILRQIMAESAFERPEFKVRAAVT; encoded by the coding sequence ATGAACGCACCAAGCCCGCTGACCCGCGATACCCTTGAAGCGCTCGACCGCGAAGACCCGATCGCGCGGTTCCGTGACGCATATGAAGTTCCGGAGGGCATCCTCTATCTTGACGGCAATTCGCTCGGAGCGCTCCCCAAGGCCACATCGGCGCGGGTCGCCTCGGCAATCGGCGACGAGTGGGGTAAGGATCTGATCAAGGGCTGGCGGCAGCATGGATGGATGCAGCTTCCCTACCGGATCGGCGACAAGATCGCAAACATGATCGGTGCGGCACCCGGCCAAACCGTGGCGATCGATTCGACGTCGATCAATCTCTTCAAACTCTTCGCGGCCGCCTTGCGGATGGCGCCCGGGCGCAAAACGATTCTCTCGGTCGACAGCAATTTCCCGACCGATCTCTATATGGCGGAAGGCCTCGTCCAGCTCCTGGGCCAGGATTATCGCCTTCGCCTCGTCGGGCGTCATGAAATCGCGCACGCGATCGATCGCGATACCGCACTCGTGACGTTGACCCACGTCGATTTCAAGACCGCCGAAATATACGACATGGCAGGCATCACCGATCGCGCGCATCGAGAAGGCGCTCTCATCCTCTGGGACCTTTGCCACAGTGCCGGCGCAGTCCCGGTCGAACTTGACAAATGCGGTGCGGATTTCGCGGTCGGCTGCGGTTACAAATATCTGAATGGCGGGCCAGGGGCTCCGGCGTTTCTTTACGTCGCCAGTCACCACCAGGAAAAGGTGCAACAGCCCCTCTCGGGATGGCTCGGCCACAAGGACCCCTTTGCCTTCGAGACCCACTACCGGCCGGCACGCGGCATCGCGCGTACTATTTGTTCAACCCCAGCTGTTCTGGGCCTGACGGCCCTCGAATGTGGCGTCGACCTTCTGCTGGAGGCGGGGCTGGCGCGTTTGCGCGCAAAGTCCATGAAGTTAACTGACCTATTCATTCACCTCGTCGAACAGCAATGCAGTGCTTTCGGTTTCACCATCGCCAGCCCGCGCGAGGCGACAAGTCGCGGCAGCCAGGTCTCGATCCGCCACCCCGCGGGGTATTCGATCATGCAAGCACTGATCGCGCGCGGTGTGATCGGCGATTTCAGGGCCCCGGACTTCATCCGCTTCGGCTTCGCGCCGAGCTATTTGCGCTTCGTTGACATCTGGGACTCTGTCGAAATTTTGCGCCAAATCATGGCGGAGAGCGCTTTCGAACGACCCGAGTTCAAGGTGCGCGCGGCGGTAACGTAA
- a CDS encoding TIGR01459 family HAD-type hydrolase: MNPLSPKHFLDPRPIPFYPGVASLVARYDGFILDLWGVIHDGITAYPGVTDTLRRLGERGKHVLLLSNAPRRVSEIVTAMERMGIPHDLYDDFISSGEAAYAAMKSHADPWFRTLGKACYLMGPARDYGMLGGLDMQRVGRIEQADFILATGVDWDDDGIDIYLPALTAGAQRRLPMVCANPDLEVIRGGKRVLCAGTLAMRYEALGGEVRYFGKPHPEIYRLCFARLGGIDRRRIVAIGDSLRTDIAGAIAVGIDSVLVTGGIHAEELGIGHGDIPDPHVLAETCARDGHIPCAAIPAFVW, encoded by the coding sequence ATGAATCCTCTTTCGCCGAAGCATTTCCTCGATCCGCGGCCGATTCCGTTTTATCCAGGCGTGGCGTCTCTCGTGGCGCGCTATGATGGATTCATCCTCGATCTCTGGGGCGTGATCCATGACGGCATCACCGCCTATCCGGGGGTTACCGACACACTTCGACGACTCGGGGAGCGTGGTAAGCACGTTCTTCTGCTCTCTAACGCGCCGCGCAGGGTTTCGGAGATCGTGACCGCGATGGAACGCATGGGCATTCCGCACGATCTCTACGACGATTTCATCTCTTCGGGCGAGGCGGCATACGCGGCGATGAAGTCGCATGCCGACCCGTGGTTCAGGACTCTTGGGAAGGCATGCTATTTGATGGGTCCAGCGCGCGATTACGGCATGCTCGGCGGGCTCGACATGCAACGGGTCGGGCGGATCGAGCAGGCGGACTTTATCTTGGCGACGGGCGTCGACTGGGACGATGACGGCATCGACATTTATTTGCCGGCGCTGACCGCTGGCGCCCAGAGGCGCTTGCCGATGGTTTGCGCCAATCCCGACCTTGAAGTGATCCGGGGCGGCAAACGCGTTCTCTGCGCGGGCACGCTTGCGATGCGCTACGAAGCGCTCGGAGGCGAGGTGCGCTATTTCGGCAAGCCGCACCCCGAAATCTATCGGCTTTGCTTTGCACGGCTCGGCGGCATCGATCGCCGACGCATCGTGGCCATTGGCGATTCCCTTCGCACGGACATCGCCGGCGCTATTGCCGTCGGGATCGATTCAGTGCTCGTCACCGGCGGCATTCATGCCGAAGAACTCGGGATTGGACACGGCGATATTCCCGATCCTCATGTGCTTGCCGAAACATGCGCGCGCGATGGGCATATCCCGTGTGCCGCGATCCCCGCCTTCGTATGGTGA
- a CDS encoding EAL domain-containing protein → MPIYLNLLILAFFGIVAVAAGSATSTHAVPDSYLVGGFVLIAGGLFYTLLARFWAGRGTSAEFERLKRTIHEIKLDLDALRHGIVRVHDAVQTSGGSPAKTGGRDVSEIVSEVRVLQSLVEKLHASRNQEKGAVTPAPAAEVAVSEVAVAATVRTAPARPAATVATGLDESQILEFVREGLKADRVDLYLQPVVSLPQRKRRFYECYSRIRAEDGTVITPEQFLEIAAREGLIGAVDNMLLFRCVQLVRKARTRHREVGFFCNISPNNLNDRTFFTDFVEFMTQNAELAPHLFFEFGQADVNRFDAATLRQLGFLANYGFRFSLDRVSDLRLDLRTLRERGFNFVKLDTALVLKSIRGEKPTLDLRALKGALDRTGLDLIVEKVENEQSLVELLDYQLDYAQGFLFGEPRPSPEI, encoded by the coding sequence ATGCCGATCTACCTTAATCTCCTGATCCTGGCCTTCTTCGGGATCGTCGCCGTGGCAGCCGGTTCCGCCACCTCGACCCACGCCGTTCCCGATTCCTACCTTGTCGGGGGCTTTGTTCTCATCGCCGGTGGGCTTTTTTACACGCTTCTTGCGCGATTTTGGGCCGGGCGCGGCACAAGTGCGGAGTTCGAGCGCCTCAAGCGGACCATTCACGAAATCAAGCTCGACCTCGATGCATTGCGCCACGGCATCGTGCGCGTTCATGATGCTGTCCAGACTTCGGGCGGCTCGCCAGCCAAAACCGGCGGTCGCGACGTGAGCGAGATCGTCAGCGAGGTGCGCGTGCTGCAATCTCTTGTCGAGAAACTTCACGCGAGCAGAAACCAGGAAAAGGGTGCCGTCACGCCGGCGCCCGCGGCCGAGGTCGCCGTGTCCGAAGTCGCCGTGGCGGCGACCGTGCGGACGGCGCCGGCGCGGCCTGCGGCCACTGTCGCGACCGGGCTCGACGAGAGCCAAATACTCGAATTCGTGCGCGAAGGGCTAAAGGCCGATCGTGTCGACCTTTACCTGCAGCCCGTGGTGAGCCTGCCGCAGCGCAAGCGCCGATTCTACGAATGCTATTCGCGAATCCGTGCCGAGGACGGAACCGTAATCACGCCCGAGCAATTTCTCGAGATCGCCGCGCGTGAAGGCCTTATTGGCGCCGTCGACAACATGCTGCTCTTCCGATGCGTCCAGCTCGTGCGCAAGGCCCGCACGCGCCATCGCGAAGTCGGATTCTTCTGCAACATCTCGCCCAATAACCTGAACGACCGAACCTTCTTCACCGACTTCGTCGAATTCATGACCCAGAACGCCGAGCTCGCACCGCATCTTTTCTTCGAGTTCGGCCAGGCAGACGTGAACCGCTTCGACGCGGCAACGCTTCGCCAGCTGGGCTTTCTCGCCAATTACGGATTTCGCTTCTCGCTCGACCGGGTGAGCGACCTGCGCCTCGATCTGCGCACGTTGCGTGAGCGCGGTTTCAATTTCGTCAAGCTCGATACGGCACTCGTGCTCAAGAGCATTCGAGGTGAAAAGCCAACACTCGATCTCCGCGCCCTCAAAGGTGCGCTCGATCGCACGGGGCTCGATCTCATCGTCGAAAAAGTCGAAAACGAGCAGAGCCTTGTCGAGCTTCTCGACTACCAACTCGATTACGCCCAGGGCTTTCTCTTCGGCGAACCTCGACCGAGCCCCGAAATCTAG
- a CDS encoding quinone-dependent dihydroorotate dehydrogenase, with translation MADFARIATTCLRLLPPERAHRAAIWALKSSLVPRQAGPDDPVLRTNVFGLDFSNPVGLAAGFDKNAEVPDAVLALGFGFAEAGTVTPRPQLGNPRPRLFRLTEDRALINRLGFNNQGLKAVARRLASRKQQGILGANLGKNKESLDAAADYRAGVAALAKHADYLVVNVSSPNTPGLRALQGKEPLEALIAAVHAARAESTGTNRPPILLKIAPDLTPEDCQDIAEIALARGLDGLIVGNTTVLRPPGLVSARRSEAGGLSGRPLYPLASRIVGEMSRLTEARIPIVGVGGIADGSDAYEMIRKGASLVQLYTALVFDGPLLVNRIKAELAAHLRGDGFNSVAEAVGAAHRR, from the coding sequence GTGGCCGATTTTGCGCGCATTGCCACGACCTGCCTGAGGCTACTGCCGCCCGAGCGTGCGCATCGCGCCGCAATTTGGGCGCTCAAGTCGTCGCTCGTACCTCGGCAAGCCGGGCCCGACGACCCGGTCCTGCGCACGAATGTGTTCGGCCTGGACTTTTCAAACCCGGTCGGGCTTGCCGCCGGATTCGACAAAAATGCCGAAGTGCCGGATGCCGTACTGGCGCTCGGCTTCGGTTTCGCCGAAGCCGGTACGGTCACGCCGCGCCCGCAATTGGGCAACCCCCGGCCTCGACTCTTCCGCCTGACCGAGGATCGCGCCCTCATCAACCGGCTCGGATTTAACAATCAGGGTTTGAAAGCGGTCGCACGAAGACTCGCATCACGCAAGCAGCAAGGCATCCTCGGTGCGAATCTCGGCAAGAACAAGGAAAGCTTGGATGCAGCTGCGGACTACCGCGCCGGTGTTGCGGCTCTCGCGAAGCACGCGGATTACCTCGTCGTCAATGTCTCGTCGCCGAACACGCCCGGACTGCGCGCCCTTCAAGGTAAGGAACCGCTTGAAGCACTTATCGCCGCCGTGCACGCGGCGCGCGCTGAATCGACCGGCACGAACCGGCCGCCGATCCTCCTTAAGATAGCACCGGACCTGACGCCCGAAGATTGCCAGGATATCGCCGAAATCGCCCTCGCGCGCGGGCTCGACGGGCTCATTGTCGGCAACACGACCGTATTGCGCCCACCTGGCCTTGTAAGTGCCCGCAGATCGGAGGCGGGTGGCCTCTCGGGCCGTCCGCTTTACCCGCTTGCAAGTCGCATCGTCGGCGAAATGTCGAGGCTGACCGAGGCGCGCATACCGATCGTAGGAGTTGGCGGGATCGCAGACGGTAGTGACGCCTACGAGATGATCCGCAAGGGTGCCTCGCTCGTGCAGCTTTACACCGCGCTCGTTTTCGATGGCCCCTTGCTTGTGAACCGCATCAAAGCCGAGCTCGCGGCACACCTCCGCGGCGACGGCTTCAATAGCGTCGCGGAGGCGGTCGGTGCGGCGCATCGCAGGTAA
- a CDS encoding DUF952 domain-containing protein → MPAQSIYHICKWVDWQAALAEGEYRGSADDLRDGFIHFSTAGQVEASAARHRAGQAGLVLLTVDPDALGQALRWEPSRDGILFPHLYGTLPVDTVRAVEALPLGPDGRHIFPQLDRG, encoded by the coding sequence ATGCCAGCGCAAAGCATTTATCACATCTGCAAATGGGTTGACTGGCAAGCGGCCCTCGCCGAGGGCGAATATCGCGGCTCAGCTGACGATTTGCGCGATGGCTTCATCCATTTCTCGACCGCGGGGCAAGTCGAGGCGAGTGCTGCGAGACACCGTGCGGGACAGGCGGGTCTTGTGCTTCTCACGGTCGATCCGGACGCACTTGGACAGGCGTTGCGGTGGGAGCCTTCGCGCGACGGAATCCTCTTTCCTCATCTCTATGGCACGCTGCCGGTCGACACGGTGCGCGCAGTAGAGGCGCTCCCGCTCGGCCCTGATGGGCGGCATATTTTCCCCCAACTCGATCGGGGTTGA